In Dyadobacter sp. NIV53, a single window of DNA contains:
- a CDS encoding TonB-dependent receptor, translating into MLKNLSRSIPNLREWVFLSGFIFLSLQAYSQNVTVKGTVTSATDKTGLPGVNIVVKNTVTGTSTDADGKYELSIPSDAVLVFSGIGYVTQESPLKGRTIVDVRLEADTKQLDELVVVGYGTQKRNSLTNSVSTITGEDVARRPVSNIQQSFQGLMPGVAVTDLGGSPGKSNATIRVRGITTFNINGSSTSGYDLGKNDALIIVDGIEQQLSDINPDDIESVSVLKDAASTAIYGSRATNGVVLITTKRAKGSKVQVDYHGYYAIQKSNNVPKMMGLEAYMREQVAAYTNAGAAIPARFTEESIQAYVNATDREKYPMPNTWFETLLRSAPQQNHSLSIAGGGEVLRTRLSIRYQDQNGVIKNFGNKIGEFRLNTDYDVSKKIRVSADINYRYNSTESPTTNPDAPLNNFFHGSLWAVPKYADGTYGLSTQGNNPLMFLEIGGQSLQKMDYLAGFVKADFEIATGLTFSTQIAGRGLFTQQKNYTNSYVNTDKNTNITKTIANNSLTEVRNNLREYTINNLLTYEKSFGSHNLKALVGYSQIGNTQTFLSAYRERFYNNDIGSIGQGANDGTKTNSGRDAVYGLRSFFGRVNYDYNGKYLVEVNGRYDGSSKFTGAKQYSFFPSFSAGWRISKENFWQGLENTVNDLKFRGSWGITGNQSVDLYSYYAALTANGYSFGGSPVQGYLQNTLANTNLGWESTTQLDLGLDASFLGKKLNLTVDYYNKQTDDILLNLDIPATIGLTAPPQNAGSVQNKGWEFSLNYRGTPGASGFRYNVGGNLSINQNMVTDLKGTGPYITGSDIDPRYIIKKGLPINTLWGYKTDGLFQSQQEITEYKATYAANTKPGDVKYVDLNNDGKIDANDMTAIGNSFPKYTYGFNADFSYRNFDLNILFQGAAKVDSRLAGALAEMGNQEGFTHEIYTNNYWTPENTDARFPRPVKYDLRNVATSDRLILNGSYLRLKNVQLAYNVPTLLTQKIHLSRVRVYISATNIFTISKLNEWNLDPEAPSGRAVYYPQTALYTAGLNLQF; encoded by the coding sequence ATGTTAAAAAATTTATCCAGGTCAATCCCGAATTTACGGGAATGGGTTTTCCTGTCCGGCTTCATTTTTCTTAGCTTACAAGCTTATTCCCAAAATGTTACGGTAAAGGGAACAGTCACATCAGCAACCGATAAAACCGGTTTGCCAGGTGTTAATATCGTTGTAAAAAACACAGTTACCGGCACATCTACAGACGCTGACGGAAAATATGAATTGAGTATTCCGTCCGATGCAGTTCTTGTTTTCTCCGGTATCGGGTACGTTACCCAGGAATCTCCGCTGAAAGGCAGAACGATTGTTGACGTCCGGCTTGAAGCCGACACAAAACAGCTGGACGAACTGGTTGTAGTTGGTTATGGCACTCAAAAAAGGAACAGTCTTACGAATTCCGTATCTACCATCACGGGTGAAGACGTAGCCCGCAGGCCTGTTTCCAATATCCAGCAATCCTTTCAGGGATTAATGCCTGGTGTTGCGGTGACAGACCTGGGTGGATCGCCCGGAAAGTCGAATGCAACGATCCGAGTGCGTGGCATTACTACTTTCAATATAAACGGAAGCAGTACAAGCGGTTATGATCTTGGGAAAAATGATGCACTTATTATCGTTGATGGCATTGAACAACAATTAAGCGATATTAATCCGGACGATATTGAATCCGTTTCTGTTTTAAAAGATGCTGCTTCCACCGCCATTTATGGTTCACGGGCAACAAACGGGGTCGTTCTGATAACCACAAAAAGAGCGAAAGGAAGTAAAGTCCAGGTGGATTATCATGGCTATTACGCAATCCAGAAATCGAATAACGTGCCTAAAATGATGGGGCTGGAAGCTTATATGCGCGAACAGGTTGCTGCGTACACCAATGCAGGTGCAGCAATTCCCGCGCGTTTCACGGAAGAGTCCATACAGGCTTATGTCAATGCAACAGACCGCGAGAAATATCCGATGCCAAATACCTGGTTTGAAACTTTATTACGTTCTGCACCACAGCAAAATCACAGTTTATCCATTGCCGGCGGTGGCGAAGTGTTACGTACCCGCCTCAGTATCCGCTATCAGGACCAAAATGGCGTAATCAAGAATTTCGGTAACAAAATCGGCGAATTCAGGCTAAATACAGATTATGACGTTTCTAAAAAAATTCGTGTGAGTGCCGATATTAATTATCGTTATAACAGTACAGAAAGCCCAACTACCAATCCGGATGCGCCGCTGAACAATTTCTTCCACGGATCACTCTGGGCGGTTCCCAAGTATGCCGACGGAACTTACGGCCTGAGTACGCAGGGAAATAACCCTTTGATGTTTCTGGAAATAGGCGGACAATCTTTACAAAAAATGGACTACCTCGCAGGTTTTGTAAAAGCAGATTTTGAGATTGCAACCGGATTAACTTTCTCCACGCAAATCGCCGGTCGCGGGCTTTTTACACAACAAAAAAACTACACAAATTCTTACGTCAATACAGATAAGAACACGAATATTACCAAAACTATTGCAAACAACAGTCTGACCGAGGTCCGTAATAACCTACGTGAGTATACGATCAACAATCTGCTGACTTATGAAAAAAGTTTTGGCAGCCATAATCTGAAAGCGCTCGTTGGTTATTCCCAGATCGGCAATACGCAAACATTTTTATCGGCTTACCGCGAGCGTTTTTACAACAATGATATCGGTTCAATTGGCCAGGGAGCTAACGACGGCACAAAAACAAATTCCGGGCGGGACGCAGTTTACGGCCTGAGATCCTTTTTTGGCAGGGTAAATTATGATTACAACGGAAAATATCTGGTTGAGGTAAACGGCCGTTATGACGGTTCTTCCAAATTCACTGGTGCAAAACAATACAGCTTTTTTCCTTCTTTCTCTGCTGGATGGAGAATCTCAAAAGAAAATTTCTGGCAGGGACTTGAAAATACGGTAAACGATTTGAAGTTCAGAGGCTCCTGGGGTATAACCGGAAATCAATCGGTTGATCTGTACAGTTATTATGCTGCACTGACTGCCAATGGTTATAGCTTCGGCGGATCGCCGGTGCAGGGTTATCTCCAGAATACACTGGCAAATACGAACCTGGGATGGGAATCAACAACACAGCTGGATTTAGGCCTGGATGCATCTTTTCTTGGTAAAAAACTAAACCTGACTGTCGATTATTACAACAAACAAACCGATGATATTTTGCTGAACCTGGATATTCCGGCAACAATTGGTTTAACTGCACCACCGCAAAATGCAGGTTCTGTTCAGAATAAAGGCTGGGAATTCAGTCTGAATTACCGCGGTACGCCGGGTGCCTCAGGTTTCAGGTATAACGTGGGTGGTAATTTAAGCATCAACCAAAACATGGTAACGGATTTGAAAGGAACGGGACCTTATATCACCGGTTCGGATATTGATCCGCGATATATTATTAAAAAAGGATTGCCTATCAATACACTATGGGGTTATAAAACAGACGGATTGTTCCAGTCGCAGCAGGAAATTACGGAATACAAAGCGACTTACGCTGCTAATACAAAACCAGGAGATGTTAAGTATGTGGACCTGAACAATGATGGGAAAATTGATGCAAATGACATGACAGCCATTGGAAATTCTTTTCCAAAATACACTTATGGTTTTAACGCGGATTTTTCCTACAGGAATTTTGACCTGAATATTCTTTTCCAGGGTGCAGCAAAAGTGGATTCACGCCTGGCTGGGGCTTTGGCAGAAATGGGAAATCAGGAAGGTTTTACGCACGAAATTTATACCAATAATTACTGGACTCCTGAGAACACCGATGCCCGTTTTCCACGCCCGGTCAAATACGATTTGAGAAATGTGGCTACTTCGGATCGTCTGATCCTGAACGGTTCTTACCTGCGGCTGAAAAATGTGCAGCTTGCTTATAATGTACCGACACTTCTGACTCAGAAAATACATTTGAGCAGAGTCAGGGTTTATATTTCAGCGACCAACATCTTCACGATCTCAAAACTGAATGAGTGGAACCTGGATCCGGAAGCACCTTCCGGACGTGCCGTATATTATCCTCAAACTGCCTTGTACACAGCCGGTTTGAATCTGCAATTCTGA
- a CDS encoding RagB/SusD family nutrient uptake outer membrane protein produces MNTLKYITLSLAISSGLLISCDNDLLETVPNDRLNVDMFWKTEQDAKLAVNGLYTDLDSTNIITWDALTDIAHTNQNFDVQAYVELGTYDGTSSKIYGEWKRAYRGIRATSYFLENVDKIPSTNTALINQLKGEAKVLRAYQYIKLAGFYGDVPLVTSSITIDEGRALVKTPVAEIWDFIDTELNEAASLLPATYTAADKGRVTQGTALGLAARASLYAGRYQKAAETADKVIKSGIYGLYESYEKLFSYAAENNKEVLFDRQFIKDNYPINVFPLLAPYSQKNSQSSYVPTKALVDMYETLDGKLITDAASGYNPATPYVNRDSRLKYSVFLQGDILPSGITFQPQPTSGTADAIGSTYIASTTGFNIKKYIIAEDYANPANSGINIILLRYAEILLTYAEAKIELGQVDASVLAAINLVRNGRSDVKQPSVTSMSQAELRTIVRRERTVELAFEGQHLFDIRRWKTAEKVIPGPVYGITYKDASGALKTVEVIAVNKTFDVSRHYLWPVPQKERDLNPSLTQNPGW; encoded by the coding sequence ATGAATACATTAAAATATATAACACTGTCGCTTGCAATCTCATCAGGCTTACTGATTTCCTGCGATAATGACCTTTTAGAAACTGTGCCGAACGACAGATTAAACGTGGATATGTTCTGGAAAACAGAGCAGGATGCAAAATTGGCGGTGAATGGATTATACACGGATCTGGACAGTACAAATATTATTACCTGGGATGCACTAACGGACATTGCGCACACCAACCAGAATTTTGATGTACAGGCGTATGTTGAACTCGGAACTTACGACGGGACAAGTTCGAAAATATACGGTGAATGGAAACGCGCATACAGAGGAATCCGTGCGACCTCCTATTTCCTTGAAAACGTAGACAAAATCCCTTCAACGAATACAGCCCTTATCAACCAGCTCAAAGGTGAAGCGAAAGTTTTACGCGCCTATCAATATATTAAACTCGCTGGATTTTATGGCGATGTTCCGCTGGTAACTTCTTCCATCACAATCGATGAAGGAAGGGCTTTGGTAAAAACACCGGTTGCAGAAATCTGGGATTTTATTGACACAGAACTGAACGAAGCAGCCTCACTTTTGCCCGCAACTTACACCGCAGCAGATAAAGGCAGAGTGACGCAGGGAACCGCACTGGGACTGGCGGCAAGAGCCAGTCTGTATGCAGGCCGTTACCAGAAAGCGGCAGAAACAGCTGACAAAGTCATAAAGTCAGGGATATACGGTTTATATGAATCTTATGAAAAACTGTTCAGTTATGCAGCTGAAAATAATAAGGAAGTATTATTTGACAGGCAATTTATTAAGGACAATTATCCCATCAACGTTTTTCCACTTTTGGCACCTTACAGCCAGAAAAACAGCCAGAGCAGTTACGTTCCTACCAAAGCGCTCGTTGACATGTACGAAACACTGGACGGCAAACTGATTACGGATGCTGCCAGCGGTTATAATCCGGCAACACCTTACGTTAATAGGGATTCCAGGTTGAAATATTCTGTTTTCCTTCAGGGCGATATTTTACCAAGCGGAATTACATTCCAGCCACAGCCGACCAGTGGAACGGCCGATGCTATCGGAAGTACTTACATTGCCTCTACAACCGGATTTAATATCAAAAAATACATTATTGCCGAGGATTATGCCAATCCGGCAAATAGTGGTATCAACATTATTTTGCTTCGATACGCTGAAATTTTACTGACATATGCTGAAGCCAAAATTGAATTGGGCCAGGTTGATGCAAGCGTGCTGGCTGCAATAAATCTGGTAAGAAATGGTAGAAGTGACGTAAAACAACCTTCTGTAACCAGTATGTCACAAGCAGAGCTCAGAACAATTGTCCGCAGGGAAAGAACCGTTGAACTGGCATTTGAAGGGCAGCATTTGTTTGATATCCGTCGCTGGAAAACGGCTGAAAAAGTAATTCCGGGACCTGTTTACGGTATTACCTATAAGGATGCTTCGGGTGCACTTAAAACCGTTGAGGTAATTGCAGTGAACAAAACATTCGATGTGAGCCGCCATTATTTATGGCCTGTTCCTCAAAAAGAAAGAGATTTAAATCCATCATTAACGCAAAATCCAGGTTGGTAA